Proteins from a genomic interval of Dermacentor variabilis isolate Ectoservices chromosome 8, ASM5094787v1, whole genome shotgun sequence:
- the LOC142589845 gene encoding transcription factor IIIB 50 kDa subunit-like, translating to MSSDVCPSCGASAVTEESGDGFSRVCTACGAVLDAAPLRATGFSGGDDGLCFVSSTSRNTLTLCRARGERGARFQCLLREGLTGNRRLCNDWIKQMATKVNMDSVMVQQACDIFNKRFIKQPFSHQMALAAASCYQVLRENGRTISLPALAQMAQCTGPNLFQAIRTVTEDTGTGTMPARLQDLLPEAAQAIDPSERAKVVSRATALLEPLRCCWFFEGRAPRCVGPALIFIAWKSLDVDHQNVSYATFCNMHGLGKPTSSLMSTLSDLNKVLVQMASHIPWIKGKKLSANTVLMYVPDIIRYSASLVMDATSSAASTSTGQTGEQRSAVVYKMFRKGRKRTKMAHDYAAEVADCDGNEDISDSEIDLLIRNEQEVKVIEAFLESRKRKNMTDD from the exons ATGTCTTCTGACGTATGTCCTTCGTGCGGCGCCTCTGCTGTGACCGAAGAAAGCGGCGATGGA TTTTCACGGGTGTGCACCGCCTGCGGAGCTGTTTTGGATGCTGCTCCGTTGCGTGCGACGGGGTTCTCGGGCGGCGACGACGGCCTCTGCTTTGTGTCCTCGACGAGCAGAAACACCTTGACTCTCTGCCGCGCCAGAGGCGAGAGGGGAGCACGGTTTCAGTGCCTGCTGAGGGAAGGACTGACCGGAAACCGGCGCCTCTGCAATGATTGGATCAAGCAGATGGCCACGAAAGTGAACATGGATTCGGTGATGGTGCAACAGGCTTGCGACATCTTCAACAAGAGGTTCATTAAGCAGCCGTTCAGCCACCAGATGGCCCTTGCGGCCGCCAGCTGCTATCAG GTGCTGCGGGAGAATGGCCGAACCATATCGCTTCCCGCCTTGGCTCAGATGGCCCAGTGTACAGGCCCAAACCTGTTCCAGGCCATTCGCACGGTCACCGAG GATACGGGCACAGGAACGATGCCTGCCAGGCTGCAGGATCTGCTGCCTGAAGCGGCACAGGCGATTGACCCCTCCGAAAGGGCAAAGGTGGTGTCGCGTGCCACCGCTCTGCTGGAGCCGCTCCGGTGCTGCTGGTTCTTCGAGGGGCGGGCGCCGCGGTGCGTTGGGCCTGCGCTCATCTTCATTGCCTGGAAGTCGCTCGACGTCGACCATCAAAACGTCTCGTACGCGACCTTCTGTAACATGCACGGTTTGGGCAAGCCCACCAGCTCGCTCATGTCCACGCTCTCTGACCTGAACAAG GTACTTGTGCAAATGGCCAGTCATATCCCGTGGATCAAAGGTAAAAAGCTGAGTGCCAACACTGTATTGATGTACGTGCCAGACATAATCCGCTACTCGGCATCGTTAGTGATGGATGCCACCAGCAGTGCGGCAAGCACCAGTACAGGGCAGACAGGCGAGCAACGATCTGCAGTCGTCTATAAAATGTTCCGGAAGGGGAGAAAAAGGACCAAAATGGCGCACGATTATGCTGCTGAAGTGGCGGACTGCGACGGCAATGAGGACATTTCGGACTCTGAAATTGACCTCCTCATTCGAAATGAGCAGGAGGTGAAGGTGATAGAGGCATTTCTGGAATCTCGAAAACGAAAGAATATGACGGATGACTGA